A genomic window from Silene latifolia isolate original U9 population chromosome 11, ASM4854445v1, whole genome shotgun sequence includes:
- the LOC141613661 gene encoding agamous-like MADS-box protein AGL61 has translation MVKPTSWGRKKIAMKKIKNKTHLGVTFTKRRSGIFKKANELVSFCGAHISILMFSPGKKPYSFGHPNVYAVLDRLLGYDVKPRGIDVIADNQSSDGFHKAKIDAFNEQLKEMERLVEVEKKTAKEYKERAVQDNIIAMMPREKLTKPQLMRLRDKVKDFQVKLSSAILQRVSGEHSNNLSHNSLEAN, from the coding sequence ATGGTGAAGCCAACAAGTTGGGGAAGGAAAAAAATTGCCATGAAGAAAATTAAGAACAAAACCCACTTAGGTGTGACATTCACAAAGCGTCGGAGTGGTATCTTTAAGAAGGCTAATGAATTAGTCTCTTTTTGCGGCGCTCATATTTCAATCCTTATGTTCTCCCCAGGTAAAAAACCTTATTCTTTCGGTCACCCTAATGTTTATGCTGTACTTGATCGACTTCTTGGTTATGACGTAAAGCCACGAGGTATCGATGTCATTGCGGATAACCAGTCAAGTGATGGCTTTCACAAGGCTAAGATTGATGCATTTAATGAACAACTTAAAGAGATGGAGAGACTAGTCGAGGTTGAGAAAAAGACTGCTAAAGAGTATAAAGAGCGCGCCGTACAAGATAATATTATTGCCATGATGCCTAGGGAGAAATTAACAAAACCACAATTGATGCGGCTACGTGACAAGGTTAAGGATTTTCAAGTAAAACTTTCTTCTGCTATTCTCCAGAGAGTTTCAGGTGAACACTCCAATAATTTGAGTCATAACTCGCTTGAGGCCAACTAA